Proteins co-encoded in one Eremothecium sinecaudum strain ATCC 58844 chromosome VI, complete sequence genomic window:
- the EFB1 gene encoding translation elongation factor 1 subunit beta (Syntenic homolog of Ashbya gossypii AFR003C; Syntenic homolog of Saccharomyces cerevisiae YAL003W (EFB1); 1-intron in Ashbya gossypii): MSFSDFSNIQTVKDLNSSLADKSYVEGTSASQADVAAFKAFQSAYPHFSRWFNHIASKVDHFDSFPAASASAAAEEDDEDVDLFGSDDEEDQEAEKLKAQRLAEYNAKKATKVKPAAKSIVTMDIKPWDDETDVEQMLANVKSIQMDGLTWGAHQFIPIGFGIKKLQINMVVEDAKVSLDDLQQTIEEDEDHVQSTDIAAMQKL; encoded by the exons ATGTCCTTCTCCGATTTCTCTAACATCCAAACCGTAAAAGACTTGAACAGCTCTTTGGCTGACAAGTCATACGTTGAAGG TACTTCTGCTTCTCAAGCTGATGTTGCCGCTTTCAAGGCGTTCCAATCCGCTTACCCTCACTTCTCCAGGTGGTTCAACCACATTGCTTCAAAGGTTGACCACTTCGACTCTTTCCCTGCTGCTTCTGCTTCTGCAGCTGCTGAAGAGgacgatgaagatgttgaCTTGTTTGGCTCcgatgatgaggaagatCAAGAAGCTGAAAAGTTGAAGGCCCAAAGATTGGCTGAATATAACGCCAAGAAGGCTACTAAGGTCAAGCCTGCTGCAAAGTCCATTGTTACTATGGATATCAAGCCTTGGGATGACGAAACCGACGTAGAACAAATGTTGGCCAACGTCAAGTCTATTCAAATGGATGGTTTGACCTGGGGTGCTCACCAATTCATTCCAATTGGTTTCGGTATCAAGAAGTTGCAAATCAACATGGTTGTCGAAGATGCTAAGGTCTCTTTGGATGATTTGCAACAAACTATCGAGGAAGATGAGGACCACGTCCAATCTACCGATATCGCTGCTATGCAAAAGTTGTAA
- the EFM5 gene encoding protein-lysine N-methyltransferase (Syntenic homolog of Ashbya gossypii AFL001W; Syntenic homolog of Saccharomyces cerevisiae YGR001C) → MSDTSSDLELQLSAHALAALQEFKQEEQERLEKFQNLYNVADNKFEEDRKQHGMELFKEDWQLSQFWYTEETAKLLATALLEGADENTCIAVVSAPSVYAAIQTFHEDKIPTKNIYLLEYDKRFEMLAGKDNFFFYDYVNPLDFDDRIKGKVDRLLIDPPFLNKHCQENSSITAKALLKPNDNSKTDFGYPKHRLISCTGERMAEVISAVYPDTKVTDFYPEHANGLSNEFRCYANFEWDKWKFI, encoded by the coding sequence ATGTCTGATACTAGTTCAGATTTAGAACTTCAACTGTCCGCACATGCATTGGCGGCTTTGCAAGAATTCAAGcaagaagaacaagaaaGATTAGAGAAATTTCAGAACTTATACAATGTTGCTGACAACAAATTTGAGGAAGATAGAAAACAGCATGGCATGGAGTTATTTAAAGAGGACTGGCAGTTATCACAATTTTGGTATACCGAAGAAACGGCAAAATTATTGGCTACTGCTTTACTAGAAGGTGCTGATGAGAATACCTGTATAGCTGTGGTAAGTGCTCCATCTGTGTATGCTGCGATTCAAACATTTCATGAAGACAAAATTCCCACCAAGAATATCTACTTGCTGGAGTATGATAAAAGGTTCGAAATGTTAGCTGGAAAGGACAACTTTTTTTTCTATGACTACGTTAATCCACTAGATTTTGATGATAGAATAAAAGGGAAGGTTGACAGACTTCTAATCGATCCTCCATTTTTGAACAAGCATTGTCAAGAGAACTCCTCTATAACCGCCAAGGCTCTATTGAAACCGAATGATAATTCTAAGACAGACTTCGGCTACCCGAAGCATCGGCTTATTTCATGTACTGGGGAAAGAATGGCTGAAGTCATAAGTGCGGTTTATCCAGATACAAAGGTCACAGATTTCTACCCCGAACATGCGAATGGTTTAAGTAACGAGTTTAGATGCTATGCAAACTTTGAGTGGGACAAATGGAAGTTTATTTGA
- a CDS encoding HFR005Cp (Syntenic homolog of Ashbya gossypii AFR005C; Syntenic homolog of Ashbya gossypii NOHBY618 and Eremothecium cymbalariae Ecym_6182; No homolog in Saccharomyces cerevisiae) yields MIRYNDAYRSSNTNNEPIYQVISQPQDDSRFLDQPTRLGERLRAQLHIESGIRHAFKEMYHSNINKAHQNLIHAGESYHDACEGARFKFYRALADTKQMLHEFRDSLDNLRFEAQLWRYDHIDPKRLERLFTGKGNRSKEITYSVDATNDSNSEESCRNARINAIMQSVLSHTSSQKNWQFESEDQYIGLPIEHRSHQAAYNDDYNQVFSAPALYFNTSNREVETLLKCSSAPIEVINNSSSFGSILHASTSSTDIKASAVSNSSTQENAESKTDSIQKMVDMVIQMFDQYAPDDIPMQSAYVKPLSLGQPEGRKTNEETDHLEKYSSTGRTFSHRITSSLRKELIKVDNMVITPADASLEDKSIDFNEPKNLNLDHQNPVSLVDRTYNGNVENIGDASIQDLEGQGIYDSNISIRGLVSYQPTGRHKDSTRHQGVPFDMSMNTVTISERAIPSKNSPDWCTVRHDSSSHHDFEFDQEIYIGNPLISFDFSPSSMKLFYADKGPQDDTDQWQSNIYDEDYIYDEIYALERVRFDSMPKSMKIYFPEYPPYIYEKRLLKPLPPSLKVLFQDPEHDYNWTDVNPDLLHPYNPTLESDWDFDKLIKFVVPKLPHKSATPVIHYFNKCWFCGHHIVTRFHNCRRVHIRKQLETKADNIMYLVADICEDIKLEMEWLFYKLRYEIF; encoded by the coding sequence ATGATTAGGTACAATGACGCTTACCGATCTAGCAATACCAATAATGAGCCAATATATCAGGTAATTTCCCAGCCACAAGATGACTCCAGATTTTTAGATCAGCCCACAAGATTGGGTGAGAGATTACGAGCCCAGCTACATATTGAGAGCGGGATTCGTCATGCCTTTAAGGAAATGTACCATTCCAATATCAACAAAGCACACCAGAACTTAATTCATGCGGGCGAATCTTATCATGATGCCTGTGAAGGAGCCAGATTTAAGTTTTATAGGGCTCTCGCTGACACTAAGCAAATGTTGCACGAATTTAGGGACTCGTTAGATAACCTACGGTTCGAAGCACAGCTATGGAGATATGACCACATAGACCCCAAGCGGTTAGAAAGACTATTTACTGGTAAGGGTAATAGGTCAAAAGAAATAACCTATAGTGTTGATGCCACAAATGACTCCAACTCAGAGGAATCTTGCAGAAACGCGAGGATTAATGCTATAATGCAATCAGTACTTTCACATACGTCTTCTCAAAAGAATTGGCAATTCGAATCAGAGGATCAATATATTGGTTTACCTATTGAGCATCGCTCACATCAGGCTGCATATAATGATGATTATAACCAGGTTTTTTCAGCACCAGCATTGTATTTCAATACCAGTAATAGGGAGGTTGAGACACTGCTGAAATGTAGCTCTGCACCGATAGAAGTGATTAATAACTCTTCTTCATTTGGTTCTATACTTCATGCGTCTACTTCCTCGACTGATATAAAGGCATCCGCTGTTAGTAATTCTAGTACTCAGGAAAATGCTGAAAGTAAGACAGATTCAATTCAAAAAATGGTAGACATGGTAATTCAAATGTTTGATCAATATGCACCTGACGATATACCCATGCAGAGTGCGTATGTGAAACCACTAAGCCTTGGCCAGCCTGAAGGTAGGAAAACCAATGAAGAAACAGATCATTTAGAAAAATACTCTAGTACTGGTAGGACATTTTCACATCGCATTACAAGCTCTCTTAGAAAGGAATTAATTAAGGTTGACAATATGGTTATAACTCCGGCAGATGCAAGCCTCGAAGATAAATCGATAGACTTTAATGAACCCAAAAATTTGAATCTAGATCACCAGAACCCAGTCTCTTTAGTGGACAGAACTTACAATGGAAATGTTGAGAATATAGGTGATGCTTCAATTCAGGATCTCGAAGGTCAGGGTATATATGACTCTAACATTTCTATACGTGGTTTAGTGTCTTACCAGCCGACTGGGAGGCATAAAGATTCTACCCGCCACCAAGGAGTTCCATTTGATATGTCTATGAATACGGTAACTATTTCAGAGCGTGCCATTCCTTCTAAAAACTCACCTGACTGGTGTACAGTCCGACACGACTCATCATCGCACCATGACTTCGAATTCGATCAAGAAATTTATATTGGAAATCCATTAATATCGTTTGACTTTTCACCTTCCTCAATGAAATTGTTTTATGCAGATAAAGGTCCACAAGATGACACAGACCAATGGCAGTCAAATATATATGACGAGGACTATATTTATGACGAAATATATGCTCTGGAAAGAGTAAGGTTCGACAGTATGCCCAAATCTATGAAAATATACTTTCCAGAATACCCTCCATATATTTATGAGAAAAGATTGTTAAAACCGCTACCACCCTCTCTTAAGGTACTATTTCAAGACCCCGAGCATGACTATAATTGGACGGATGTCAACCCTGATCTACTTCATCCATATAACCCTACACTAGAGTCAGATTGGGATTTTGATAAACTTATAAAGTTTGTAGTCCCCAAACTGCCTCACAAAAGCGCTACACCAGTTATACATTACTTTAATAAGTGCTGGTTTTGCGGGCATCACATAGTCACAAGATTCCACAATTGCCGCCGTGTGCATATCCGGAAGCAACTAGAAACTAAAGCTGATAATATTATGTACCTAGTTGCCGACATTTGCGAAGATATCAAATTGGAGATGGAGTGGCTGTTTTACAAGCTCAGGTATGAGATTTTCTGA
- the ERG26 gene encoding sterol-4-alpha-carboxylate 3-dehydrogenase (decarboxylating) (Syntenic homolog of Ashbya gossypii AFR001W; Syntenic homolog of Saccharomyces cerevisiae YGL001C (ERG26)), whose translation MSAIESVLLIGGAGFLGLHLVQQFWEVSPRPKIYVFDVRPLPDKIPKQFTFNREEITTYEGDLTSAAAIEIAIEKSGTKIVVHSASPMHGNGREIYDKVNVQGTRNVLEVSKKCGVKIFVYTSSAGVIFNGQDVHNADESWPIPEVPMDAYNETKAIAEKMVLTANDPESNFLTISLRPAGIFGPGDRQLVPGLRQVAKLGQSKFQIGDNNNLFDWTYAGNVADAHVLAVEKLLDPETSLSVSGETFFITNDTPTYFWALARSVWKADGHIAKRVIVLNRPVAIALGYVSQYISKILGKEPGLTPFRVKMVCAYRYHNISKAKRLLGYIPRVSLQDGIKRTLEWMDED comes from the coding sequence ATGTCAGCCATTGAATCTGTACTTTTGATTGGTGGGGCAGGGTTTTTAGGCTTGCATTTGGTTCAGCAATTCTGGGAAGTTTCCCCAAGACCAAAAATATATGTTTTTGATGTAAGGCCCCTACCGGATAAGATACCTAAGCAATTCACATTCAATCGAGAGGAAATAACCACATATGAAGGGGACCTGACATCAGCGGCCGCTATTGAAATCGCTATTGAAAAAAGTGGTACCAAAATAGTTGTACATTCTGCTTCACCAATGCATGGGAATGGCCGAGAAATATATGATAAAGTAAACGTGCAAGGTACTAGAAATGTACTTGAAGTTTCAAAAAAATGCGGCGTTAAGATCTTTGTCTATACTTCTTCAGCAGGAGTTATATTCAATGGACAGGATGTGCATAATGCTGATGAATCATGGCCAATCCCCGAAGTTCCAATGGATGCCTATAATGAAACAAAGGCCATTGCAGAAAAAATGGTATTGACTGCTAACGATCCTGAAAGCAACTTTTTAACTATAAGCTTACGGCCTGCGGGAATTTTTGGTCCCGGAGACCGTCAATTGGTTCCAGGTTTGAGACAGGTCGCAAAGTTAGGTCAATCAAAATTTCAAATAGGCGACAACAATAACCTATTTGATTGGACCTATGCTGGAAACGTTGCTGATGCACATGTCCTGGCCGTTGAAAAATTGCTGGACCCTGAAACTTCTTTATCTGTCTCAGGTGAAACATTTTTTATAACTAACGATACTCCAACGTATTTTTGGGCTCTTGCGAGGTCTGTATGGAAAGCTGATGGTCATATCGCAAAAAGGGTAATTGTCTTAAATAGGCCTGTTGCTATTGCACTTGGGTATGTTTCGCAATATATTTCGAAGATATTAGGTAAAGAACCTGGTTTAACGCCTTTTAGGGTGAAAATGGTTTGCGCATACCGTTATCACAATATAAGCAAAGCAAAACGTTTGCTAGGCTACATTCCTAGGGTTAGCCTTCAGGACGGTATTAAGCGCACGTTAGAATGGATGGACGAAGATTAA
- the VPS8 gene encoding CORVET complex membrane-binding subunit VPS8 (Syntenic homolog of Ashbya gossypii AFR002C; Syntenic homolog of Saccharomyces cerevisiae YAL002W (VPS8)): MSRVSFLDRDLFTDSKYVSFVSTVVEYSDDNRSHLASKFFHNNPLSEDCHSLVNWISMQQIYPPLTLNGGPTSIFLTSSYIIAGTKNGAVLIFNHKQLLLSTLTPKTSDFQSPAVSVCMSNNGSHVAAAYATGDIFMWDLNQHIDSSQNSMPALFHIPRYEGSSINGLDFLPGKRLSLVASYSKGQVLLHQGSRTLLWQQTYQTKSLMNVTSVQRQLLGSAIAPSLKDYPDLHLVAVLCSACLTIICINPTLATHWLQNFPASEANETGSVAWSADSHMVAYALGSSVHTITIDQFSEENIKISKDPIWSWNVEHTIASLQWLSKGIIGVLTDHSLVIVLNVKLQQNPVIWTLKLDPQCMFNGMCNTFSCLDNQFFYLTQFTVNCGKFAAWSDIFLHYMKRHDYGAALNIMGFLMTNGSSIAPLIKLGETQNERKDQLLLPFRNLALSTLKSIMRRNNIEYNTSYDRCTQIFEVGSLFGDQFFSILEEMNDFISDTNKDAFYDAISNEILEHTITTLPPVMLKGIMQHFADKKNLRAIELLIITLNQSSLDIDMSVKLCKKFKLYGVLVYLWNNMFSEYSTPFIDYLFKITKQYDKCLLFDRVKNIKSFNIYHYLTAVLTGYQYPTKTQITPAQTVLAKEQLYTFLFSGTSLEWPVDSGEKFLTCQNPLREPAYPYFQLLLKHDPESCLYMLHKIFEDTHLNDDGLLEHNQISQTQISRQFVVDILIGILKTLEDAKLQVLIAIFITRNIPKFPQFIKLSNSALDELIWIICGSNFEELNYDSQRSLESLFSIYKPNNMEEFIVYLKDRKFDYVLLPVYKSLSLAAEYLMLRIESEELKSLPKAVSEILSDCATLTVSKPIERRRVAKVIEAKINKLLGLENTETLITAIYQFDSEVCSRVLKRIRSKSKQKECMELFFGMVKPSQYIDAELKYTYLKLCCEQGYFTTLHKYLGQIDYTDLDSEKIIEMLKDHSDTEGLVIVYTKLKNFEMAILQANSGFSDSSECGGKTDAENFIDLAIEICEQSGEQAQNCWTNLITSVLSRHSKLPQGDKAHCSYLLQQVFLRLLQWESSREQGLTVDFWNILTAVLSHQNMAVTKINDIKTILAEIIKIYTVEESIHQLILRIIENSSHTIIHKYLFGLQQGWPIENYECEVCGKTIWGMGVTSKVFIAWKLLYQRIGYDEQEVLDINNLIVFHCHHGFHESCLRNMGQNDDSYYCLICDIDGTIS; this comes from the coding sequence ATGAGTCGGGTAAGTTTTCTAGATAGAGATCTGTTCACGGATTCCAAATATGTCTCCTTTGTATCTACTGTTGTAGAATATTCGGATGACAATAGATCTCATTTAGCGTCTAAATTCTTCCACAACAATCCATTAAGCGAGGATTGCCATTCACTTGTAAATTGGATATCCATGCAGCAGATATACCCCCCGTTAACTTTAAATGGCGGGCCAActtcaatatttttaacaTCATCGTATATTATTGCAGGTACTAAGAACGGTGCGGTTCTAATATTCAATCATAAGCAATTGCTATTATCAACTTTAACGCCTAAAACATCTGATTTTCAATCTCCAGCTGTTAGTGTTTGTATGTCAAACAATGGAAGTCATGTTGCAGCTGCCTATGCTACAGGGGATATATTTATGTGGGACTTGAATCAGCATATTGATTCATCTCAAAATTCTATGCCAGCATTATTTCATATTCCAAGATATGAAGGCTCCTCTATAAATGGACTTGATTTCTTGCCAGGCAAAAGGTTAAGTTTGGTGGCAAGTTATTCGAAAGGTCAAGTCCTATTGCATCAAGGATCGCGGACGCTATTATGGCAACAAACGTACCAAACAAAATCTCTAATGAATGTCACATCTGTCCAACGTCAACTTCTTGGCAGCGCAATTGCGCCTTCACTGAAAGACTATCCAGATCTTCATCTAGTAGCAGTTTTATGCTCTGCATGTTTAACAATTATATGCATTAATCCAACACTGGCAACTCATTGGCTTCAAAACTTTCCAGCATCAGAGGCAAACGAGACCGGTTCTGTCGCATGGTCAGCAGATAGTCATATGGTAGCATATGCACTAGGTAGCTCGGTGCACACTATAACTATAGATCAATTTTCAGAGGAAAATATAAAAATATCAAAGGATCCTATTTGGTCCTGGAATGTGGAACATACAATTGCTTCCCTCCAGTGGCTTTCCAAAGGTATCATCGGGGTCTTAACGGATCACTCCTTGGTTATAGTTTTGAATGTGAAATTGCAGCAGAATCCGGTAATTTGGACGTTAAAGCTAGACCCACAATGTATGTTTAACGGAATGTGCAATACTTTTTCATGCCTGGATAACCAGTTTTTCTATCTAACCCAATTCACTGTGAATTGCGGGAAATTTGCAGCATGGAGCGATATATTTCTTCACTATATGAAACGACATGATTATGGTGCAGCACTGAATATAATGGGGTTCCTTATGACTAATGGCTCTTCTATCGCCCCATTAATTAAACTCGGAGAAACCCAAaatgaaagaaaagatCAACTATTACTACCCTTCAGAAATTTGGCACTATCCACCCTTAAATCTATAATGCGACGGAATAATATTGAGTACAATACATCCTATGATCGCTGTACCCAAATATTCGAGGTTGGTTCTCTTTTCGGGGACCAGTTTTTCTCGATTTTGGAAGAAATGAACGACTTTATATCTGACACTAATAAAGATGCTTTCTACGATGCAATTTCAAATGAAATACTAGAGCATACTATAACTACTCTGCCACCAGTTATGTTGAAAGGGATTATGCAGCACTTCGCAGACAAGAAAAACCTACGGGCAATTGAGCTTCTTATTATAACCCTGAACCAGTCATCATTAGATATTGACATGTCTGTCAAATTATGCAAGAAATTTAAGTTGTATGGTGTCTTAGTCTATTTGTGGAATAATATGTTTTCGGAATATTCAACTCCATTCATTGATTATCTTTTCAAGATAACTAAACAGTATGACAAATGTCTACTTTTTGACAGGGTTAAGAATATTAAGTCATTCAATATTTACCATTACTTGACAGCGGTTTTGACCGGTTATCAATACCCAACAAAAACGCAGATCACTCCTGCTCAGACTGTTTTGGCGAAAGAACAGCTTTATACTTTTCTCTTTAGTGGGACCTCTCTTGAATGGCCAGTAGACTCAGGCGAAAAGTTTTTAACATGTCAAAATCCATTACGTGAACCAGCATACCCATATTTCCAGTTATTACTAAAACATGATCCAGAGTCATGCTTGTACATGCTTCACAAAATCTTTGAAGATACGCATTTGAATGATGATGGCTTACTAGAACATAATCAAATCTCTCAAACTCAAATTAGCCGCCAATTTGTTGTAGATATTTTGATTGGTATTTTGAAAACTCTAGAAGACGCAAAATTGCAGGTTCTAATTGCAATTTTCATTACAAGGAATATTCCGAAGTTTCCTCAGTTTATTAAACTTTCCAATTCGGCTTTGGATGAGTTGATATGGATAATATGCGGTTCTAACTTCGAAGAATTAAATTACGACTCTCAGCGGAGCTTAGAGTCATTATTCAGCATTTACAAGCCGAACAATATGGAAGAGTTTATTGTTTACCTTAAGGATAGAAAATTTGACTATGTTTTGCTTCCAGTTTACAAGAGTTTATCACTTGCTGCAGAATACCTGATGCTGAGAATAGAATCAGAAGAATTGAAGTCTTTACCTAAGGCGGTGTCCGAAATTCTAAGCGATTGCGCTACGTTAACTGTTTCAAAGCCAATAGAGAGACGACGCGTTGCGAAGGTAATAGAAGCTAAAATTAACAAGTTACTAGGGTTGGAGAACACAGAAACATTGATTACAGCAATATATCAGTTTGATAGTGAAGTATGTTCGAGAGTGTTGAAGCGGATCCGTTCTAAAAGTAAACAAAAGGAATGTATGGAGCTATTTTTTGGTATGGTGAAGCCATCTCAGTACATTGATGCTGAACTAAAGTATACTTACTTAAAACTATGCTGCGAACAGGGCTATTTCACTACCCTACACAAATACCTAGGCCAGATTGATTATACAGACTTGGATTCCGAAAAGATTATCGAGATGCTAAAAGACCACTCTGACACTGAAGGTTTGGTGATTGTTTATACTAAATTAAAAAACTTTGAAATGGCAATATTGCAAGCCAATTCGGGGTTTTCAGATTCATCTGAATGTGGTGGAAAAACCGACGCCGAAAATTTCATTGATTTAGCCATTGAGATATGTGAGCAATCTGGTGAACAAGCACAGAATTGTTGGACGAATCTTATTACCAGCGTGCTCTCGAGACATTCAAAATTACCTCAGGGAGATAAGGCTCACTGCAGTTACCTACTACAGCAGGTGTTTTTAAGACTTTTGCAATGGGAGTCATCAAGGGAACAGGGTCTAACGGTAGACTTCTGGAATATTTTAACGGCTGTTTTAAGTCATCAGAATATGGCGGTAACTAAAATCAATGATATTAAGACAATTCTTGCtgaaattattaaaatataCACTGTAGAGGAGAGTATCCATCAATTAATCCTCAGAATCATTGAGAATTCGTCGCATACTATCATCCACAAATATTTATTTGGATTACAACAAGGTTGGCCAATAGAAAATTACGAATGTGAGGTTTGTGGTAAGACAATTTGGGGTATGGGGGTCACTAGTAAGGTGTTCATTGCATGGAAATTACTTTACCAAAGAATAGGATATGACGAACAAGAAGTATTAGATATTAATAATCTTATTGTATTTCACTGTCACCATGGGTTTCACGAGTCTTGTCTACGAAACATGGGCCAAAATGACGACAGTTACTATTGCTTGATATGTGACATTGATGGCACTATCAGTTAA
- the SFH1 gene encoding Sfh1p (Syntenic homolog of Ashbya gossypii AFR004W; Syntenic homolog of Saccharomyces cerevisiae YLR321C (SFH1)) has translation MSQLLPQAYLTNFHNRIRNEDVPMFITAQPSRNHKRAKVVNYSEYDNDLLLDDFVEQDQHEDDEKANAENPKGENEDQPHEDVTANNLPDLEQQDDATGILKYARIRETFLQSKIAVPYEHLFDHNGNITDTHVGEYGLKGDMSTVAQPIIIPIRLNLEHNGHKIIDFFMWNLNDHSMSVDQFAQIYCQDLDFGHNSSLQNQVVSAINEQLQEYETLASVVVPDLHVIINLTCNLDSKLYEDNFEWNINDDSLSPEHFAELVVQDLGLTREFLPAIAHSLYESILKVKKDWLEGHLNQETVPNGAAFGYLSGIRLDIDTLGVKWCPKVEVLSQWEIEKREIEKERNMRRLKRESAKVEDRIVRRRGKRRMDDLETTMRL, from the coding sequence ATGTCGCAGCTTTTACCACAAGCATATTTGACCAATTTTCATAATAGGATAAGGAATGAGGATGTCCCTATGTTTATTACTGCGCAGCCTTCGCGTAATCACAAGCGTGCGAAAGTTGTGAATTACTCTGAATATGACAATGACTTATTACTAGATGACTTCGTGGAGCAAGACCAACATGAAGACGATGAAAAGGCGAATGCAGAAAATCCTAAAGGTGAGAATGAAGATCAACCCCACGAAGATGTTACAGCTAATAACCTCCCAGATTTGGAACAGCAAGATGATGCTACTGGTATTTTAAAGTATGCAAGGATTAGGGAAACGTTTCTACAGAGTAAGATTGCAGTACCCTATGAACACCTATTTGATCATAATGGTAATATTACTGATACTCATGTTGGGGAATATGGATTAAAAGGTGATATGTCTACAGTAGCACAACCAATAATAATTCCAATAAGATTAAACTTGGAACATAATGGACACAAGATCATCGATTTTTTCATGTGGAATCTGAATGATCACTCAATGAGCGTGGATCAATTTGCTCAAATCTATTGTCAGGATTTAGACTTCGGCCATAACTCTTCACTACAAAACCAAGTGGTGTCAGCAATTAACGAGCAATTACAAGAATATGAGACGCTAGCGTCCGTTGTTGTGCCCGATTTACATGTTATTATTAATCTAACTTGTAACCTAGACTCAAAATTGTATGAGGATAATTTTGAGTGGAATATAAATGACGACTCATTATCTCCAGAACACTTTGCAGAGTTAGTTGTACAGGATTTGGGACTAACCAGAGAATTCCTTCCTGCTATTGCACATTCTCTCTATGAGTCTATTTTAAAGGTCAAGAAAGATTGGCTTGAAGGTCACCTGAACCAAGAAACCGTTCCTAATGGAGCGGCATTCGGTTATCTTTCGGGTATAAGGCTAGATATTGACACTCTTGGCGTAAAATGGTGCCCGAAAGTGGAAGTTTTGTCGCAATGGGAGATAGAGAAAAGAGAAATTGAGAAGGAAAGGAATATGAGAAGGTTAAAGAGAGAAAGTGCGAAAGTAGAAGATAGAATAGTGAGGCGGAGGGGCAAAAGGAGAATGGATGATCTGGAAACAACTATGAGGCTTTAA
- the GET1 gene encoding GET complex subunit GET1 (Syntenic homolog of Ashbya gossypii AFR006C; Syntenic homolog of Saccharomyces cerevisiae YGL020C (GET1)) translates to MDYWILLIIFFLIVDKTWHLTGTLAAKLNSSDKLQQLLNEKKQLQHQQQQISAQDQYALWTKNNRKLDKLDKNIEEAKKSYVSGLEATNARLAKLKILLVTVPFTALKFYKGKLHVYSVPKGMFPSVIEGILEHGWIYMALAPMKFRQVSEGAVVTVTLGIWLFALLKVISACEFIVEVLREPTVYVGNSDKKSVDVDEKGVISQPVD, encoded by the coding sequence ATGGATTACTGGATTCTGTTAATTATATTCTTCTTAATTGTTGATAAGACATGGCATTTAACCGGCACATTAGCAGCCAAACTAAACTCTTCAGATAAGTTACAGCAATTGCTCAATGAAAAAAAGCAGTTGCAGCATCAACAGCAACAGATTAGTGCTCAGGATCAGTATGCTCTATGGACTAAGAACAATCGTAAATTGGATAAGTTAGACAAAAATATAGAAGAAGCTAAGAAAAGTTACGTGAGCGGCCTTGAAGCGACGAATGCTCGTCTAGCCAAACTAAAAATACTATTAGTCACAGTGCCATTCACGGCTTTGAAATTCTATAAGGGAAAGTTACATGTTTATTCTGTACCAAAGGGCATGTTTCCGAGTGTTATAGAAGGGATTTTAGAACATGGCTGGATTTACATGGCTCTTGCCCCTATGAAATTTAGGCAAGTAAGCGAGGGCGCTGTTGTTACAGTTACACTTGGAATCTGGTTATTTGCCCTTTTAAAGGTGATCAGTGCATGTGAGTTTATTGTGGAGGTTTTACGCGAGCCCACCGTATATGTTGGTAACTCTGATAAAAAGTCGGTTGATGTTGATGAAAAAGGAGTAATTTCGCAACCGGTCGATTAA